From the Candidatus Margulisiibacteriota bacterium genome, one window contains:
- a CDS encoding STAS-like domain-containing protein has translation MKIDVKNFGVILVSRPAGKEAFLSTNAYLLSKLTPQEEIIIDFNGVNVLTPSWADEFITQIKEQYTNNKIVFANDSNPSIKETLAIISSN, from the coding sequence AATTTTGGTTTCCAGACCAGCTGGAAAAGAAGCTTTTCTGTCTACCAATGCTTATCTGTTATCTAAACTTACGCCACAAGAAGAGATTATTATTGATTTTAATGGGGTTAATGTGCTTACTCCGTCTTGGGCTGATGAGTTTATAACTCAGATCAAAGAACAATATACTAACAACAAAATTGTTTTTGCGAATGATTCAAATCCGTCTATTAAAGAAACCCTAGCGATTATTTCTAGTAACTGA